Proteins co-encoded in one Zootoca vivipara chromosome 3, rZooViv1.1, whole genome shotgun sequence genomic window:
- the LOC118082420 gene encoding acireductone dioxygenase, which yields MVEAWYMDESAEDQRLAHRREPNEPVSLTLLEQLGVFYWKLDADNYETDPVLAEIRKERNYNWMDIITIHKDKLPNYEEKIKIFYEEHLHLDDEIRYILEGSGYFDVRDKDDKWIRIAMEKGDMITLPAGIYHRFTLDESNYVKAMRLFVGEPVWTAYNRPADHFPARVQYQQSLVQAAQ from the exons ATGGTGGAAGCCTGGTATATGGACGAGTCGGCGGAGGACCAGCGCCTGGCACACCGCCGGGAGCCCAACGAACCCGTCAGCCTGACGCTGCTGGAGCAGCTGGGCGTCTTCTATTGGAAA CTGGATGCTGACAACTATGAGACCGATCCTGTGTTAGCAGAGATCCGGAAAGAAAGGAACTACAACTGGATGGATATAATAACGATACATAAAGATAAGCTTCCGAATTACGAAGAGAAG ataaaaatattttatgaagAGCACTTACACCTGGATGATGAGATTCGCTACATCCTGGAAGGAAGTGGGTATTTTGACGTTCGTGATAAAGACGACAAATGGATCCGGATTGCCATGGAAAAGGGAGACATGATCACGCTTCCTGCTGGCATCTATCACCGATTTACGTTGGATGAATCT AATTATGTGAAGGCAATGAGGCTGTTTGTCGGAGAACCTGTGTGGACAGCGTACAACAGGCCTGCGGATCATTTTCCTGCTCGTGTACAGTACCAGCAGTCTCTGGTGCAAGCAGCACAATAA